A region of the Acidicapsa ligni genome:
ACAGTAATTAGATCAATAGTGATCAGGCTCCAGGGCATCCCGGCAAACCTAGCTGGAATCCAAACCGGCTATATAGGAGCTTCGCTTGTGCCGACAATCCTCTGCGTTAATCCTGGTAGCAACTCGCTGAAATTTGATCTCGTTCAGACGCAGTCTTCTCAATCACGCGCTGGCGAGGGGCATCGCATCCTCACGGGAGTTATCGACGATATCGGCAAAGATACTTCGCTTGTAATAAAGCGCGGAGACGAACAGATACTCAACAAAAAGCTAAGTGGTGGAGACTTTAACGCTGCGATGAAAGCCGTTCTCGAAGCGCTCGATCATCAGGATCTATCCAAACCAGAACTCGCGGCTGTGCGAGTTGTTCATGGCGGAGATAGCTTTCAGCAAGCTGTTGAGGTCGATGAGGATGTCCTGCAAAAAATCGAAGTACGCGCAGAGTTGGCGCCGCTCCATAATCCCAATGCAGCAAGAGTGATCCGCGCGATCCAGCAACATCGAATGAATCTTCCGATCGCTGCAGCCTTCGACACTGCGTTCCATCACTCGGTTCCAGAAGTCGCCTGGCGTTACCCTCTCGACCTGGAAATAGCGGATCGGCACAACATCCGCAAGTTTGGTTTTCACGGCATCTCGCACCGATATCAGTTGGACCAGTTCTGTTACCTAACTGGAACTCCAATCGAAGAAGCCAGCCTCATCACTACACATCTTGAAAGCGGTAGCTCGGTCTGCGCCATCCGCAACGGTAAATCGGTTGAAACATCGATGGGGTTTACGCCGCTTGAGGGATTGATGATGGGTACCCGCTCTGGCTCCGTCGATCCTTTTATCGTGCCATTCCTAATGAAACACGAAAGGCTATCGGCGGATGAGGCGATTCATCTACTCGAGTCAAAATCCGGTTTGTTGGGTATCTCTGGCCAGTCGCTTGATACGCGCGTCCTGCGCAAGAACACAGACGCTCGCTCCCAACTTGCACTTGAGATGTATGCGTATCGCGTGCGAGCAAATATTGGCGCATACCTCGCTATTCTGGGTGACGCCAAG
Encoded here:
- a CDS encoding acetate/propionate family kinase, producing the protein MPTILCVNPGSNSLKFDLVQTQSSQSRAGEGHRILTGVIDDIGKDTSLVIKRGDEQILNKKLSGGDFNAAMKAVLEALDHQDLSKPELAAVRVVHGGDSFQQAVEVDEDVLQKIEVRAELAPLHNPNAARVIRAIQQHRMNLPIAAAFDTAFHHSVPEVAWRYPLDLEIADRHNIRKFGFHGISHRYQLDQFCYLTGTPIEEASLITTHLESGSSVCAIRNGKSVETSMGFTPLEGLMMGTRSGSVDPFIVPFLMKHERLSADEAIHLLESKSGLLGISGQSLDTRVLRKNTDARSQLALEMYAYRVRANIGAYLAILGDAKAIVFAGGIGENTPEIRRYVLEGLHGLGVEVDAHRNEDVMTGDTLLSSPNSKTAVWVLHSDEGLQLAHECSRIFSGTT